aaatactatcatATACTTGATTAAACCCATTCATTCAATTGCAaagatgaattaattataaacgggCTAGGTATAGGTTACTCAAAAATGTCCCATGGTCATCTTATGTGAAGAAATGAAACAAATATGTGGAGAACCTCTTGGCTCTTACAGTCGATCACCTTATGtattgtcaaaattataaaaaaacattgaaaactaaaaaaagcGTAAGAATATCTGACAACCTCTTTGAAGCCCTTAACCCAATAAAAGATAACATCAAAACATCATCTCATTTCTCAAACACATTTGATATGTACAACTTAATCTAGGACAACCaaactattgtatttaaacatattatatagcatttctatttaatattgttttaaactaataacataAGTTGTTGAAACTGTaccaagaataataaaaaaaaagtttaatttaaattcacttattagataaatttacatcttaaaagttattcaattggataatttttagttaggtaactacaaaaaaattctaaattacctcttaacactatataattatttaattaaataatgaacattaattaattgtatttaataatattaatattaatgaaacaaaacatttaaaaaaaaaagaacaaaaattatttaaattgttttaacttgaaaattaataatagttaaacaataattaacaataggtatttcaattttatatgtttaaaattagatagctatatcaattaaattttaatttcagaatTCACACTTTACAAGATAACGATAAGtacttaattgttatatttactcTACAGTTAATTTATCAGAATTTAATCTAAATACTCTAAAAAgtatttaggtttttttttgtatctgtTAATAGTGAACCatttgtaagtaaataaaaatattaaaaaataaagataattgaTACTTGAACAGTCAAATAGCTAGATCCTattctaattaaatacatacatatttttagtacaataataatgaattaatggaTACCTctctatagattattatagattactCATAGATCATAATACTGTAATTGTTTCACAAAATATGAAGAATCCAcgactaaaaatgttttagaatttatttgaaaaaaattaatattaacctaCCTTGACGAATAATTGTAAGTCTGAGTGGTAGCTTAAAAAACAGAATGatcttttaatcaatattttaccatTCAACATTCGAAACACAAAAGAAGGAGAGGTTAAACTGTAGgccatattaaattacaaattttcaaagGCTTCCCAAGCATTACGTAAGAACTgactaatgataatatagtaataatgtaggtatcggagctattattttctaattttctataaattaatttgaataatcaaTACTTTGTCATCGATTTAGtcattaagtaattaaatgaaataataaataataataaccattgataatatataataaaatatatcgtgtacactattattaattataatccaCGGCTTATGACAGCttcatattgtttaaaataggcAATATATTCTCTTACtaagcttttaaaatattataaatttatgatattttctttccttaaaaatgcaatatattctttttttaataaattatgtaaaaaaaaaaaaaaatttattcagtttaaatttatttaatcaatttgatttagaagttaagttaaaataatttaatttactttattttgtttatgataaaaatcaattggTTCATAAgtaatgcataaaaataatatgttgcatagtagttattattttctttagtaaaatatttaaaaataaaaatattgtttattattctcgacccctaaaatattatgctttttatgcaaaataaattgttttttttttatgaattccgtgttttttaaatcgtaaataaaatCTTGCTCCTAATTAAATGCTAAacacttattatatagtttaatggcATACACAAGAAACAAATAGGtatgtaaaatcataaaaacccGACCccttattattaggtatttatctATTCTGCGTCTAtttagttttagtattttttagataatctaaaaattataacagatCACAACGATTCTACCTGACCTTTAGAAGTCAGCTGATACGTTGTTATTGTTTCGGAAAACAGCTGATTTTGATTGACAACAGTTGATTACGCTGAATGATCGAAAGTAAACACAAAAAGacgtaaataatagtaaaaagtaaaaagacgtaatttattatttaatgtttattgcgTCTCAGTTTTACACTCTCCGACTCTCGTGTTTGGTCATCTTGTACGTAATAAtcgtattaaacttaaatttctgTATTAAACCGATAACCGATAGTGTTTATTCACTTTCATTCCTGTGCAATTATTTCACGTAGATCAACTTAATtctgttgttaaaaataaagaaaaatactttttaagctTCAATCACGATTTTGTTGAACTGTCACGAACACACATTAACCTATTGGATAACGAATATACTAAATCAAATTTGCTACGACCAATAGGGGTAGGACATTAGGTTTATTGATCTTAAACACtgacttaataattaaagagTGTACtaggtgaaaaaaaaacagtgaaATAATTCTAATTGTTTGCCATTTTTTGTAGTCCAACTAGTCGAATCAGTCCCTATGGGTCGAATATTCCTTGATCACGTAGGCGGTGACCGACTGTATGCGTGTGCTGCGTGCGACACAAATCTGACTAATCGTGATGAGTTGATTAGTACCAGATTCACAGGTGCAACAGGTCGAGCATTTCTATTCAACAAAGTTGTAAACCTCAATTATAGGTATGGTGTTACTAGTTTATAaggtaataaaatgataaatagatattcttaaaaagttttaattttattttatatactaattttacattagaaaattaactaaattcattaatttgatCTTTAAATTACTGAAGAGGTTaatctgtaaattattatgttaatccattgtttttattagcaATTATGTTATGGTATAAGATAGCAATTCTTaaccttttatataatacagacCCCTGATGAAAAACTTTAAGACTAACTCCTTTGTCCATTTTCTTtcaaataccttttttttataaatatgtatacttgaCATTATGTGCCCAGGCCATACCACTGATAGAAGACTATGGAACACAGTTTAAAAACTGCTGATTTAAAACATTAGtgttatactgtattattcaGGTTTAAAAACAGTATTGCTTAGGttaagaaaattttattttctgcaaCATTACTGCAGAAAAAtctacaaaagtaaaaattgttaataaaacttattttgtattagaggtattattgtactattaaGTTAgtgatattttgtataaataactcaaaatattttaaaaataataacttttaaaacatatttttaactatcttaccctttaatcattttaaataataacataacatattttaatttaataaattataataattaatatataatatatatttaattataataaattatttgggttttttgttggttttgaaatttaaaaatacaaaatactaatgaataattgttctatgaattatactaaaataacaaaattcttataaaatatttggtacAAGGTGTATAGAACATATTGAATCCTTGATgcttatattacatttgaaatattaaaatattttattttatttaaaataataaatttcccAGTAGGCAGAGTACTtttggtaaattaatataaataataatatacgtatgaaGTCAGCATAAATCTATAAATCGTCTTCTAAATTCCCAAATGTTcccaattcattatttaattattttgatgttaGTTCCTGTTTGTTTTCTTTGTATGCTAACatgcataaaaattagttttgaagTCATTTCAATTTAGCTATAAGATAATCctgatatgaatttaatatcgttatctatattataaaattgatcagACAAtggaaaagtattaaatatataaacattctaGATCATTAAATTCCCAACAATTATGGCTTTAAAAGCCAAATACTCATAAGGctttgttatacattatattgatgtCAATAAAAGGTCATTAGAAAAAACAATCCTTAAATCTTTAACCTTATAATACtaagtttttgattatttatgtgatattgtgaaataaaataaaaaatgtaatcatacATTATGATGTTCTCATGGATGTTGTTAATGATAAGATAGCCACCACTGAATCgagtaaaaaaattcatgCTGAATCATAGGCGCCATGTACATGGGTGCTCGGGGGCTCAGGCAcccattgaaattattatgggGTATTGGGCACCCATTAGAATATTGGATTTTACAGGGACTAAGTCCCATCTCccaaattgtacatttatgcCTATGATACCAAGGCGCacccattaatttttttaaaacttggcGCCTATCTGCTGAATCGTATATACTGTCATTaccttattagttatataccattagcaatttaatttattaaacttagatACAttggtacatatttatttatgttgtcTCTGTTATaatctgaaaattatttaacttgtttCATAGTGATGTGCAAGATCGAGTAATGTTAACTGGTCGTCATATAGTGCGAGATGTATCCTGTAAAAATTGTGACACAAAGTTAGGATGGATATATGAATTTGCCATGGAAGAAAATCAGCGCTATAAAGAAGGTAGAGTTATTTTGGAGAGAGCTTTGGTTACCGAAGGAGATGGTCTTgaacatgaaatataaacataaacatactCTGAGATGTGGATTTGTacagatttgtttttttctcatttaaattatattataacaatctttaacataatagtataatgggTATAACttgaatatactaaataataattttttttcttaatttaaatataaatgttttgatgttctatataaaataacttaggttatgttattcaatattttttacactaaatattaaattttgaacataaattattaaatatatttaaaatatatgtataatatatatatatattttttaattatattaaaatattttactgcatgtttaaaattatgactatatgaaactaaaaaaatgcatgtaaaactggtaaatattttaatgtattttacctatatagccattaagtatattatctattaatttatttgttttaactttattttgttgataaaattattctttcatgtaattgaataatgaaaatattatttttgcttgTGGTTAAAAACACATTCATGAAACAAAttcattgttttgttattttatttgttaaattagttCTCTCCTTCAACTATGCATGtcctaaaataattgttatattttatacactatattgttaactaactttaaaattaaaatatgaataaaagtttATCAAGGTGCCtttgataatataagtaaatcgAGTTACTCTAGTATTAAAACTAATGCTACAGAATTAGTTTGGCTAAACTCAAACTTTGAACTGAATTAAGCTTGCTATGTGCTAAAACCgttgtataatgtacaatttctTCTTGAGAGGACACCCCACCCACATTTTTTCAGTGTTGTCTACAACTTACCAActcataacatattaaattttacatttagaatcagttttaaattttaaacttttgtgTACAATATGAGTGTGAAttgatcaattattaaaaagttaagtttattatttaggcTCTTGGATGAAAGAGttacaattgtaaatttaaaatgctcgTACTTGATTGTAATGGATATCCATTTCATGAACTACGATCATATTGTGtaagtaaaattttagttCATGAAATggacatatattttatctatttcatgaaatggaaactcttattttatacttagtgtaatattttaaattaattacatcaaTAGGTAACTTTTTGtgaaatcgaaataaaaacattgatacGATAACACGAATCTAGTACCCTTAAATTGTAAGCTTTAAGAtactaaataagtattatagaaCTTACTGTAGTACTATATTACATAGGTGTGCGCACGGGGGGCGTTCCGGGTGAGGCTGGGCACCTCCGACAAATAATTGGGGTCCTACAATTTAAATCctatagcatatatatatggatCCGTATTTTAACTCATGttactagaataaaaatggtattttttctaaaatatgtcgtaaaaaaaattatgtttcgggataaaaaaaaataatacaacgtaaactattttaaatttgcgtggtaaaacttattatgattataacagcTAGATGTTATTGACACaaaagtaaacataataaataaatattgcagttaaaatagattttagatccaactatctaatgaaatatattatattacttggtACTAGTAATACCACTgattaatatgtgatataatgtaagtaatgtttattcgtgcattataatttattaatatatgttcatGTCTTTTTAAGAGTGGGCCCAAATTAAGAAAAGGGCCCGAAAAAATTGTAGGCACCCCCGAAATTCAGGTCTGCGCACGCCTATACTGTACtactaatatgttattaataaataatcgcaTCAATTGTATGAGTGTAATACGACTATGGCATTCtggaaaagttttatattatattatttttatttttatatgatgccAGTACGTTCTCTGACTTGATGCGAGCCGTATATTaccaattattacaaaataattattttatataaaatggaatttgcttaattttctgaatttcatgaaaaataatacttactaaataataaatgcttacTACTTAGACAAACCTGGGAAAAAACCACCTACTAAAAATGAggttcaattaataattgaagaaATCTTAGcagccaaaataaaaatgtaattaattgttaaaacattTCATATTTCTGGACGACAAGgttttttaagttgtatttgTAAACGCCAATGTTAATCAAAACGATGTGCTTGTTTTAAAGCGTCTGTAAAGTGTAACAGTCGTTGCCATAActctaatatttgtaaaaataagtaataagtaataatttattatttattattattataaaaaattataataatcatgaataaatgttatagattaaaaattaaacttaatttaaactgattgtattttttcataacacAAAAAGTTACCTATTGatgtaatgaatttaaaatattacacaaagtGTAAAATAAGAGTTTCCATTTCGTGAAAAATACGATTACACTAAGTGGATGCGACATATATATcagataatatatgtaatcctctaaaagaaaaaaaacaaaagatcTTCGACGAAATCCGTTAAGGTCTGttcagaatatttaaaaaacgtatatGACAGCGTTATTTAATGACTAAAACTATAGGTTCCTAATAAAGAATTTTGCACACTCGTTGAATTGTTAGACCACTATAGTATGAAAGTCATCATTCAgactagaaatatattatcatttttctaTTGTATATTCATATGTGTTATGGTCCAGAGTCCAAATTAGGAACTCAGAACATGGTATTCCCGAATTTAAACGCACCATACTATTAGCAATGTCCGTTACTCCGTTGATAAACGCAactaaacatacaattttggGGGAGTGCATAAATTGTAAAGAATTTTCACACCCCAAGACGCCTTTCAcgctatacatacatacacattatatatttatatacagaataaaatatatcattgcaTGCGAAACATAATCATAGCATTGGTAAAAGGTAGTACTGTAAATATATCTGATTTCGgtgagtaaaaataattattggattatatcattgattataaatcattagacGAAGtggaaaattttaaagatCTTAGATTACTTGGAATATCAAATAAGCCTGAATCCCGTGCGCTTGTGGTTATGATTCGTATTTCGTATGATTTGTAGGTTATATATGTAAACTGGGAAATTCCATTAAACTACCATTTCACAGTCAGTGGTTTCAAAGGTGACATTTTAATATCGATCATTAAGGAATTGgttcagaaaatattaaaacttggATCTGCCATTATTTATGACCAGAGTACCCAAAATAGGCGGATGTTTTCAATTTCAGGTGAATCTGAAAATGAACCATTTATTACAACTTatgatagaaattattttttatttacgacaTGTCACACCTCATAAAAAGCGGCAGAAACAACCTTCTATTAatagaaaatctaaaaatggAGATGAACTTATTTTGTTCTCAGTAAACGAGTTGTGTCCCAATTGTTTTATGAAGTTTTACACAAGTTGTGTGCTGATAAATTCAAAACgaaattttacacaaaaataaaatatgtataaaatatataaaaacgataggtatcatttaaatgtttgcctaatatataatttatataggtagttatttttactttttatttacattacctAATTAAACGAAACcacattgattattattaggttaagttaatatttttataataataataatactattttttgtgtaaaatataatataaaaaataggtaagtacctttaatattgttatagataaatttttcaatgcgaatttataaaaatatttacatttttgcctgatatgtaatattattaaaattatttgtgtagttatttttaattttaaattatattagttagaCTAAACTTGTGTGTAACCCGAAAAAATCTGAGGCACACAATTCGTGTAACCGGGAAAAAATCTAATGACACAATTCAATATTTGGGACACAACTTGCTTTCAGCCTTTTTCTGGAATAGTTTGGACTTAAACTGCGTTGCTTTAACTATATGAGTCAGAACTGatgatagattttttttatgactaatCGATTAACCCAAGattcattgaaaaatgtattttcaataataaggCAAAAAAATGGACATAATAGAAATCCAATAGCTCGCAATTTTAGATGTTGTTTTGGAAATGTATGTTCTTAcagtttaatgaaaataaatattcagatAAATGAAACTGCAGTGGGTGAAGAAGATAACAATGAATTGTTGACAGTTAATGTTCTAAAAGATACTTCAACCAACCCTATAAACccaaattttatagaaatcgATTTCGATGACGCCACTGgtcatatatatacttaattttcttatGGGGAGATGtggattacattttatacatatgttaATTCCTCACTctgtaactatttaaaaacagGATTATTTTTCGTCTTTGGAGGAAGATTTATTCCGTCTCCCATTTGTACGCCACTGTAGAtgaacaataacaaaatttaatttctgacAGCTCATCATAAGCCAGTCCTTGTTCTTTAGACaatatacatagtttattTCTCAGGGTAAACTATGCATTTATTAGCAAATAAATGTCTTGAGAAATTTAAGCGCGTTGATTGTCAACCAAATTTAACTATAGATAAAGATCTTAATGaccaaaactaattattaataacgttcaatatatttgaaaatatcttaACTAATACAGAAGGTTTAAAAATGCTTTCATCAATactcatgataatataaaaaattttacttgc
This sequence is a window from Rhopalosiphum maidis isolate BTI-1 chromosome 1, ASM367621v3, whole genome shotgun sequence. Protein-coding genes within it:
- the LOC113559107 gene encoding protein yippee-like 5, which produces MGRIFLDHVGGDRLYACAACDTNLTNRDELISTRFTGATGRAFLFNKVVNLNYSDVQDRVMLTGRHIVRDVSCKNCDTKLGWIYEFAMEENQRYKEGRVILERALVTEGDGLEHEI